The following are from one region of the Paenibacillus bovis genome:
- a CDS encoding NAD(P)/FAD-dependent oxidoreductase: MDLHTGNTMWGHTLTNPPRYEQLQENQECDVLVIGGGMGGALCAREFARRGLKTVVVDKRHIGQGSSIANTGLLQYTNDKTLTSCIHTFGEKNGVLFYELCRQAMEYLLQTAPTLPMDAQLIPRSSLYFASSEEDVEGLREEYHNLKQHGFDAEYWDEEQIAEHFSFRKSAGLYTHGDAEVNPYRLVHALMMDAVNHGARIYEQTTVNSYEFTEDGVICHAGNLSIRARRVVFSTGYETQEEKKERGAFLMNTYAIATTPVQELTGWYEQSMLWETARPYLYMRTTVDNRIIVGGLDEPVTTVEDRDTRLVHQANQLLKSVQELFPDMGPLSIDSAWAASFGSSRDGLPYMGPHPEYPNCYFVEGYGGNGTVYSTIAAMLLADELVGIHRPELELFSLTRTSKPSPSESPDILV, encoded by the coding sequence ATGGATTTACACACCGGTAATACGATGTGGGGACATACCCTCACCAACCCGCCACGTTATGAGCAGCTGCAAGAAAATCAGGAATGTGATGTGCTGGTCATTGGAGGCGGCATGGGCGGAGCGTTGTGCGCGCGCGAATTTGCCCGCCGGGGATTAAAAACAGTCGTTGTAGACAAACGCCACATCGGTCAGGGCAGTTCGATTGCCAATACCGGTCTGCTGCAATATACCAACGACAAGACGCTGACTTCCTGTATTCATACCTTTGGTGAAAAAAACGGCGTGCTCTTCTACGAACTATGCCGTCAGGCGATGGAGTATTTACTCCAGACAGCTCCTACCCTGCCTATGGATGCACAGCTTATTCCTCGCAGCAGTCTCTATTTTGCCAGTAGTGAAGAGGATGTAGAGGGACTGCGCGAAGAATACCATAATCTGAAGCAGCATGGTTTTGATGCGGAGTATTGGGATGAGGAGCAGATTGCAGAGCACTTTTCCTTCCGTAAATCTGCTGGTCTGTATACGCATGGCGATGCAGAAGTGAATCCTTATCGATTGGTCCATGCGCTGATGATGGATGCTGTCAATCATGGCGCACGCATCTATGAACAGACTACTGTTAACAGCTATGAATTTACCGAAGATGGCGTAATCTGCCATGCTGGGAATCTATCGATCCGTGCTCGCCGTGTCGTTTTCTCGACCGGATACGAGACACAGGAGGAGAAAAAAGAACGCGGTGCTTTCCTGATGAATACGTATGCTATTGCTACTACCCCTGTGCAAGAGCTTACGGGCTGGTATGAGCAAAGTATGCTATGGGAAACTGCACGTCCTTATTTATATATGCGTACTACGGTAGACAACCGGATTATCGTAGGCGGACTGGATGAACCGGTGACTACTGTCGAAGACCGGGACACACGGTTGGTGCACCAGGCCAATCAGCTGCTGAAATCGGTTCAGGAGCTATTTCCGGATATGGGACCGTTATCTATTGATTCTGCTTGGGCTGCTTCTTTTGGTTCCAGCCGTGACGGCCTGCCTTATATGGGACCTCATCCGGAATATCCAAATTGTTACTTTGTGGAAGGTTATGGTGGCAACGGCACAGTCTATAGCACGATTGCCGCTATGCTGCTCGCAGATGAACTGGTCGGTATTCACCGTCCGGAACTGGAACTGTTCAGCCTGACCCGTACTTCCAAGCCTTCACCGTCTGAATCGCCGGATATACTGGTATAA
- a CDS encoding endonuclease MutS2 has translation MNNKIFHTMQYGQILDMLAGYAATSIGKQTALSLQPDTDLEYVKKLLQATDEAATVDRLKGTPPFGGIVDIRPAVSRARIAGTLNPSELLGIANTIMGGRRAARHVEMVHEENPVPWLADLIELLSDQRPLEKAIRACIDDSAHVMDSASTELAAVRRELRTGEVRIREKLDGMIRSQTVAKMLQDQLVTIRGDRFVIPVKAEYRSYFGGIVHDQSGSGATLFIEPEAIVAMNNKLREARLREEREIEVILQKLTAQVADQAELLGYDVETLAQLDFVFAKARLAHAMKSSRPIMNDRGFLKLKKARHPLIPIEYVVPTDLELGNTYSSIIVTGPNTGGKTVTLKTVGLLSLMAMSGLFIPADEGSQLCVFDAIYADIGDEQSIEQNLSTFSSHMTNIISILKQMTPKSLVLFDELGAGTDPAEGSALAIAILEHIHAQGCRMIATTHYSELKAYAYDRKGVINASMEFDVNTLSPTYRLLIGVPGRSNAFAIAERLGLPGVILDRARGEVGEEDQRVEQMIASLETNRLSAEADRNEAAKLRQQMEELRTRYERDLARLEEQRDKRLDKAEEEAREILAKARAEADEVISSLRKMAQEEGAAVKEHRLIAARRQLDEAAPAQRVKKKAAAKPDKKNKPIGPGDEVMVHSFNQRGHVVELSGSKEATVQMGIMKMKVALSDLELIGSAKPAAPQRKQVTTVQRSRDDNTHSELDLRGANVEEALIDVDRFLDEAFLANLGQVYIIHGKGTGVLRTGIQDFLRRHKHVKSFRTGNYGEGGNGVTVAELK, from the coding sequence TTGAATAATAAAATATTCCATACAATGCAGTATGGTCAAATTTTAGATATGCTGGCCGGGTATGCGGCTACATCGATCGGTAAGCAGACGGCCTTGTCGCTACAGCCCGATACCGATCTGGAATACGTCAAAAAACTGCTTCAAGCTACAGATGAAGCGGCGACCGTTGACCGTTTAAAAGGAACACCGCCTTTTGGTGGAATCGTGGATATCCGTCCGGCAGTCAGCCGTGCCCGGATCGCCGGAACACTGAATCCTTCCGAGCTGCTGGGCATCGCGAATACGATTATGGGCGGACGTCGTGCCGCACGTCATGTAGAAATGGTGCATGAAGAGAATCCAGTGCCATGGCTGGCGGATCTGATCGAACTGTTATCCGATCAGCGTCCACTGGAAAAAGCGATTCGTGCCTGTATCGATGATTCCGCTCATGTAATGGATTCGGCCAGTACCGAGCTGGCAGCTGTTCGTCGTGAACTACGTACCGGCGAAGTCCGGATTCGTGAAAAGCTGGATGGCATGATCCGTTCGCAGACAGTAGCCAAAATGCTGCAGGATCAGCTGGTTACGATTCGTGGCGACCGGTTTGTTATTCCGGTAAAAGCGGAATATCGCTCTTATTTTGGCGGTATTGTGCATGATCAGTCCGGTTCCGGCGCGACCCTGTTTATAGAACCGGAAGCAATCGTAGCGATGAACAACAAGCTGCGCGAAGCCCGTCTGCGCGAAGAGCGCGAAATAGAAGTGATCCTGCAGAAGCTAACCGCGCAGGTAGCGGATCAAGCCGAATTGCTGGGCTATGATGTAGAGACGCTGGCGCAGCTGGATTTTGTATTTGCCAAAGCGAGACTGGCTCATGCGATGAAATCCAGCCGTCCGATCATGAATGACCGCGGCTTCCTCAAGCTGAAAAAAGCACGTCATCCGCTGATTCCGATCGAGTATGTCGTGCCCACCGATCTGGAGCTGGGTAACACGTATTCCAGTATTATTGTTACCGGTCCGAATACGGGTGGTAAGACCGTCACACTCAAAACGGTCGGATTGCTCAGTCTGATGGCGATGTCCGGATTGTTTATTCCTGCCGATGAAGGCAGTCAGCTCTGCGTTTTTGATGCGATCTATGCGGATATTGGGGATGAGCAGAGTATTGAGCAGAATCTCAGTACCTTCTCCAGTCATATGACCAATATTATCTCGATCCTGAAGCAGATGACGCCGAAAAGCCTGGTTCTGTTCGATGAATTGGGTGCAGGTACCGACCCGGCAGAAGGATCGGCGCTTGCGATAGCTATTTTGGAGCATATTCATGCCCAGGGCTGCCGCATGATTGCCACTACCCACTACAGCGAACTCAAGGCATATGCCTATGATCGCAAAGGGGTCATCAATGCGAGCATGGAGTTTGACGTGAACACGTTAAGCCCTACCTACCGCCTGCTGATTGGCGTACCGGGACGCAGTAATGCGTTTGCAATTGCCGAGCGTCTGGGGCTGCCTGGAGTCATTTTGGATCGTGCGCGCGGCGAAGTAGGAGAAGAAGATCAGCGCGTGGAGCAGATGATTGCTTCACTCGAAACGAATCGTCTCAGCGCAGAAGCAGACCGCAATGAAGCTGCCAAACTCCGTCAGCAGATGGAAGAGCTGCGTACCCGTTATGAACGCGATCTTGCCCGTCTGGAAGAACAGCGCGACAAGCGTCTCGACAAGGCGGAAGAAGAAGCACGCGAGATTCTGGCGAAAGCACGCGCCGAAGCGGACGAAGTCATCAGCTCCCTGCGCAAAATGGCACAGGAAGAAGGAGCTGCGGTTAAAGAGCATCGCCTGATCGCAGCCCGTAGACAGCTCGATGAAGCTGCACCTGCACAGCGAGTCAAGAAAAAGGCTGCAGCCAAGCCGGACAAGAAAAATAAACCGATTGGCCCTGGTGATGAAGTAATGGTACACAGCTTCAATCAGCGCGGACATGTGGTGGAATTATCGGGCTCCAAGGAAGCAACAGTACAGATGGGGATTATGAAAATGAAAGTGGCACTCAGCGATCTGGAATTGATCGGGTCTGCCAAGCCTGCTGCGCCGCAGCGCAAACAGGTAACGACCGTTCAGCGTTCCCGCGATGATAATACCCATTCCGAGCTCGATCTGCGCGGTGCCAATGTGGAAGAAGCATTGATCGATGTAGACCGTTTCCTCGACGAAGCCTTCCTCGCGAATCTGGGTCAGGTCTATATTATTCACGGAAAAGGAACAGGTGTGCTGCGCACCGGGATTCAGGATTTCCTGCGTCGTCACAAGCATGTCAAAAGCTTCCGTACCGGTAACTACGGCGAAGGCGGCAACGGCGTGACTGTAGCCGAGCTGAAATAA
- a CDS encoding aspartyl-phosphate phosphatase Spo0E family protein — translation MYCTEYPGPIYRGLMLSENQAAWPQQPESIRSRQLLSLENEIRVLRSRMEQLFIEQQSFIADDVLEVSMMLDLKINEYMRLTNKKPPL, via the coding sequence TTGTATTGTACGGAATATCCGGGTCCAATTTACCGTGGGCTGATGCTTTCGGAAAATCAGGCAGCCTGGCCACAGCAGCCGGAGTCGATCAGATCCAGACAATTACTTTCCCTGGAAAATGAGATTCGTGTACTTCGCAGCCGAATGGAACAATTGTTTATTGAGCAGCAATCCTTTATCGCTGATGACGTACTGGAAGTCAGCATGATGCTGGATCTCAAAATCAACGAATATATGCGACTTACGAATAAGAAACCGCCATTATAG
- a CDS encoding Lrp/AsnC family transcriptional regulator — protein MKELSELKLQVLDLLKEDARRTPQLISTLLGVEEAEIKQAIQELEDDHVIVKYATVVNWSKVDEETVTALIEVQITPERGRGFEGIAERIYLYPQVKSVYLMSGAYDLLVEVEGHNLKEVASFVSERLSPIESVLSTKTHFILKKYKQDGIIFEEHEDDQRLIISP, from the coding sequence ATGAAGGAACTGAGCGAGCTTAAGCTGCAGGTACTTGATCTGTTAAAAGAAGATGCACGGCGTACGCCACAGCTGATTTCCACGTTGCTGGGTGTAGAGGAAGCCGAGATTAAACAAGCGATTCAGGAACTCGAAGATGATCATGTGATCGTCAAGTATGCCACTGTCGTAAACTGGAGCAAGGTCGATGAAGAGACGGTTACAGCCCTGATCGAAGTACAGATTACACCTGAACGCGGACGCGGATTTGAAGGAATTGCAGAGCGCATTTATTTGTATCCACAGGTGAAATCCGTCTATCTGATGTCCGGTGCCTATGATCTGCTGGTCGAAGTGGAAGGACATAATCTCAAAGAGGTAGCCAGCTTCGTATCCGAACGTCTGTCTCCTATTGAATCCGTATTATCAACCAAAACCCATTTTATTCTCAAAAAATACAAACAGGACGGTATTATTTTCGAAGAACACGAAGATGACCAGCGCCTGATTATTTCCCCGTAA
- a CDS encoding aminotransferase class I/II-fold pyridoxal phosphate-dependent enzyme, producing the protein MIVNREQPAGEPKSMDSYLSPLVRGIQPSGIRKFFDLVSASKDIITLGVGEPDFTTPWHVREACVYSLERGYTRYTSNAGMPELREAIAGYLENEFKTSYDPKDEILVTVGGSEAIDLALRALIAPGDEILIPEPCYISYSPITAIGGGVPVGIETFASDNFKLTAEALEKSITPRSKILILCYPSNPTGAIMTYEDWLPIAKVVEKHDLIVISDEIYAELTYGTKHVSFASVPGMKDRTILVSGFSKAFAMTGWRMGYACGHPDLISAMLKIHQYTVMCAPVMGQVAALEALTNGLGEKDKMVESYNRRRRLIVEGFRQIGLDCHEPQGAFYAFPSIQSTGLSSEEFAQQLLVEGRVAAVPGTVFGLGGEGFIRCSYATSVAQLSEALERIGSFVAKIK; encoded by the coding sequence ATGATTGTCAACCGAGAACAGCCAGCCGGAGAGCCAAAGTCGATGGATTCGTATCTGTCACCGCTTGTACGCGGTATACAGCCTTCCGGCATCCGCAAGTTTTTTGATCTGGTGAGTGCCAGCAAGGATATTATTACACTGGGTGTCGGAGAGCCGGATTTTACGACACCATGGCATGTGCGTGAAGCTTGTGTCTATTCATTGGAACGGGGATACACTCGTTATACGTCCAATGCGGGGATGCCCGAACTGCGCGAAGCGATTGCCGGTTATCTGGAAAATGAATTCAAAACTTCCTATGATCCCAAGGACGAGATTCTAGTCACTGTTGGAGGCAGCGAAGCAATCGATCTGGCGCTGCGTGCACTGATTGCACCTGGAGACGAGATTCTGATTCCCGAGCCATGTTACATTTCCTATTCGCCGATTACAGCTATTGGCGGCGGTGTACCGGTCGGTATCGAGACGTTTGCCAGTGATAACTTCAAACTGACCGCCGAAGCACTGGAGAAAAGTATCACACCGCGCTCCAAAATTCTGATTCTTTGCTACCCGAGTAATCCGACAGGCGCCATTATGACGTATGAAGATTGGCTGCCGATTGCCAAAGTGGTGGAAAAGCATGATCTGATCGTTATTTCCGATGAAATCTATGCAGAGCTGACCTATGGAACCAAGCATGTGAGCTTTGCTTCTGTACCTGGTATGAAAGACCGTACGATTCTGGTAAGTGGATTCTCCAAAGCATTTGCAATGACCGGCTGGCGGATGGGGTATGCCTGCGGACATCCGGATCTGATCTCGGCGATGCTCAAAATTCACCAGTATACGGTGATGTGTGCACCGGTTATGGGACAGGTAGCTGCACTGGAAGCCTTGACCAATGGACTTGGTGAAAAGGACAAGATGGTGGAATCCTACAACCGTCGCCGACGTCTGATAGTCGAGGGATTCCGTCAGATCGGGCTGGACTGTCATGAACCCCAGGGCGCTTTTTATGCTTTCCCGAGTATTCAGTCTACCGGACTCAGCTCCGAAGAGTTTGCCCAGCAGCTGCTGGTCGAAGGACGGGTAGCCGCTGTACCAGGTACGGTATTTGGACTGGGTGGAGAAGGGTTTATCCGCTGTTCCTATGCAACCTCTGTTGCACAACTCAGTGAAGCACTGGAGCGGATCGGCTCCTTTGTTGCCAAGATTAAATAA
- a CDS encoding cupredoxin domain-containing protein produces the protein MKKYIVASMTIAMLLLTSACGGQGETSEHANHQQSGVTDTGVASSDNTSGSAKSGEQLVVKATNYQFDQPEYHVKKGKPVTIVFDNVQGNHGLMIPALNVNLNARDSSITVTPQEAGTFDMACSIMCGSGHSTMVAKLIVDEA, from the coding sequence ATGAAAAAATACATCGTTGCCAGTATGACCATTGCCATGCTGCTGCTTACATCCGCTTGTGGCGGTCAGGGTGAGACATCCGAACATGCGAATCACCAGCAAAGCGGTGTTACCGATACAGGAGTAGCTTCATCCGATAATACATCCGGCTCTGCCAAAAGTGGAGAACAGCTCGTTGTCAAAGCAACCAACTACCAATTTGACCAACCGGAATATCACGTCAAAAAAGGAAAACCTGTTACTATCGTATTCGATAATGTACAGGGAAATCATGGTCTGATGATTCCTGCATTGAATGTAAATCTCAATGCGCGTGATTCCTCCATTACGGTAACCCCACAGGAAGCCGGTACATTCGATATGGCCTGCTCGATCATGTGCGGCTCCGGCCATAGTACCATGGTCGCCAAGCTGATCGTCGACGAAGCCTGA